From a single Hemitrygon akajei chromosome 28, sHemAka1.3, whole genome shotgun sequence genomic region:
- the LOC140717819 gene encoding uncharacterized protein: MPFTCSDCGKGFTQSSQLKAHQRVHTGERPFSCSDCGKGFTRSSDLLAHQSVHTGEWSFTCSDCGKGFNHSSQLQTHQRVHTRERTFTCSVCGKGFTGSSALLVHQRVHTGERPFTCSDCGKGFIRSCDLQIHQSVHTGERPFTCSDCGKGFIRSSDLLTHQSVHTGERPFTCSDCGKGFTQSSQLKVHQRIHTGERPFTCSDCGKGFTQSAHLLAHQRVHTGEKPFTCSDCGKGFTQSSQLKLHLRVHTGERPFTCPECGKGFTRSSQLKLHKQIHTGERPFTCSDCGKGFTRSSYLLAHKTVHTGEKPFTCSECGKGFTQSSHLKLHQRVHTGERPFTCTECGKGFTQSCNLVAHYRVHNGEKV, from the coding sequence atgccgttcacctgctcagactgtgggaagggattcactcagtcatctcaactgaaggcacatcagcgagttcacactggggagagaccgttctcctgctccgactgtgggaaaggattcactcgatcatctgatctgctggcccaccagtcagttcacactggggagtggtcattcacctgctcagactgtgggaagggattcaatcattCATCCCAGCTGCagactcaccagcgagttcacactcggGAGAGAacattcacctgctccgtgtgtgggaagggattcactgggtCATCTGCTCTcctggtacaccagcgagttcacaccggggagaggccgttcacctgctccgactgtgggaaggggttcattcGATCATGTGACCTACagatacaccagtcagttcacactggggaaaggccgttcacctgctcagactgtgggaaggggttcattcggtcatctgatctactgacacaccagtcagttcacactggagagaggccgttcacctgctctgactgtgggaagggattcactcagtcatctcaactgaaggtacatcagagaattcacactggggagaggccgttcacctgctcagactgtgggaaggggttcactcagtcagCCCACTTACTGgcgcatcagcgagttcacactggggagaagccattcacctgctcagactgtgggaagggattcactcagtcatcccagctGAAGCtacatctgcgagttcacaccggggagaggccgttcacctgccctgaatgtgggaagggattcactcgatcatctcaACTGAAGCTACATAAGCaaatccacactggggagagaccgttcacctgttcagactgtgggaaggggttcactcgcTCATCTTACCTCCTGGCACACAAgacagttcacactggggagaaaccgttcacctgctcagagtgtgggaagggattcactcagtcatctcacctgaagctgcatcagcgagttcacaccggggagaggccgttcacctgcactgaatgcgggaagggattcactcagtcctgCAATCTTGTAGCGCACTATCGGGTTCACaatggggaaaaagtttaa